In Mangifera indica cultivar Alphonso chromosome 7, CATAS_Mindica_2.1, whole genome shotgun sequence, the genomic window TACTCTTTCATTCAAtacaatttaaagtttttaacttCACAAATACCTGCTAcagtttgtttgttttatttcataCCTAACACTTCAACCTGCAAATGCAAAATATTACACAACATCTATGTAGCCATCCTACGAACATGGAGCTTTACAGAGATTCAATGTGTCAATGAATTCTTAGAGCACACATGTGAGCATGGTAGCACTTGTTTGTGGTGGCCAGGTATAGCTCTGGAAATTCTCAATGTATGCCGTCTAAATTATCTGCATATAATGCAAGCTAAACTCAAATGGATGATCAACTTTTGTTaagtaaacaaatttgaaactCACCTTGGGGAGATTGAGAGCGTGTGGCAGAGAAGTCAGATGAAGACATCGGAATGGATATCGAGAGCTGGGTAGTTGAGAGAGATGTCTGGGTGGATCGCTCATCTTCAAGACAAGGCCATGAGTCCCTGGCTTTAGGCCACTCATCAAAGAAAGGTCGAAGAGACTGACCCTCCTGTTTTATATGCTCTCCAGCAGTGAATTCGCTGCAGAAAAATGGATGCTGAGAATAATCACTTTGCAAGATGGATGTGTTGCTTGCTCTTGACTGGGGAAGTGTGGTGACTCTAGATTGCATCAGAGGCCATGTGTTATCTAGCCGTGAGTCCATCTGGATACCTCTATTGCTTCCAGAAGCTTCAGAGAAGAAACTATGCTCCCCAACTTCAGGTTTAAGCACTCCTTGAAGGTACCTATATGTTAGCATCACCACAAAGTAACAGATCACAGTTTTAGACTCAGAAGCTGAATTTGTTTCTTAAACAATGGTTGTTTTGTGCATATAATGTGTTTCTTAATCCAAATTTGACCAACACCAGGGAGTGAACAATGCTGTTAGATAAGGAGGTCATTAATAACTGACTGAAAACATTCCAGACACTTACTCTAGATGGCTATGAATAGAAGGCTTAGACATGATTAATGGACTGGCCACAGAAGTAAAAAAGTACGAATGAGAGGGAGTTAagtcaatttttagaattcaaacAACAAGAACACAGATGAAAAGATCTTGCACATGCAAATACCATATGAAATATCAAGATAGATAAATCTTTCAAAGTATAAGATTATGAACACTATAATAACATAGAAAAGTTTTTAATAACTGTTTACTCAGCTGGTTTGGAATTGAGAAAATTGTGATATGAATTCATGACTCAACTTTATTTGGTGATTAAAAGATTACGTGAATCTGGTCCTTTAAAAAATATGCAGAATCTACAGTAGAGTGATAAACAGTAGCTTAAACAGCATTTGAGAGTCTAGAAGACTTTTGACATAGATAGAAAGAAAGTCCAGGTGAAGAATAGAATCTTGTGTTGAGCTAAGGATGTCaagtattcaattaaaaattttcctgCTCTAATTCATTTATGCACTAAGACAATGTGCTCCATGGCAAAGCTGTAAGAAAAATGacaataaaaagttttaacctGGTGGAGAACTGCAAGAATACGCACATAGGTGCATATGTAATTTTAAGGCTTCCAAAACTAACTGAAATAGTAGTTAATCAAGAAATTGAGGGTCATGTCCAGTCTCTGGATAGCGAGTGTTCTGCTTCTGTACAGTAATCTATAAGATtatatgtttttcttcttttggaaGTTTACATGCAATAATTCGCTCAATTAACATTTACATTTCTGTAAAACCACTGAGTATATCTTTGCAATCTTGCCTTTTGACAGAAAGGGCTGAGGGTCAATAAGGACAGAATAACTGTCAGATTTCTGCCATGAATCTAACAAAGGAAACACAAATCAAAGGAGTAGACAAAAAGaagactgaaaaaaaaaaagataaacagTCTACGAAAACAACGGCTTTGACGACTATCCTTGTGGACATCAGGGCCCAGAAGCCTGAGccttgatagaattacaaagtTCATGCAATGTGTAAGTTACACACACAGGAGTCTTCAGACATATATAACTGCAATCACTCTCATCAATGGGCCCAGCAATGAATAGATCAGCAACAATTTTAACCactacaatttgaaaaattaattccTGAGAACAATATGATTGAACAAGTTAAGTGGTCTGTTTAGTTAGCTGGTTCAGGATGCTAGGACAATaataaagttttcatttttatgaaaCTTGTGAAGATAAAGACAAGTCCATTCATCCCCTTCAACTTCCCTGCCCCTGCTTCCAACTTCACGGTAACTGAATAGAATTCAGGAAATATTAGCTACCCCATCTTAAACACCTGACAGATACTTGATAGAATTCACATTTATCCACTTATATGCATGACCAGGGCAATTCCTAATGGTTGTCAGATTTCTGAGACAAAATTCACACAGAAAACATAAGGCAAAGAAGCAGACCAAAGAGAAAGCCTGTcagtgaagaaaaattatgttagaaAACTACTGATCTCACTATCCATCTTTAAAGACACCAGGGCCCGAGAACCCTGAGAAGAACAGAAACTTGGGAAGTCACTTACATGGCAGGAATCTGCAATTTTGCCACTACCACAGAACATTGGAATGGGCCCAATAATCCATGGCTCTAACAATAGCTATGACAGCTAAAAGTAAGTGGAATTCATATAACAAAGCATATGAATagcacaaaaagaaaataaataaataactagcAACAAAGTAATCTTGGAAAAAATCATTTAAGCAAAACCTAATGAAAATAGAATGTAAATAACTGTCAAACCATCggtttcttaaaaaattatcatcataGCAAACGTTTAACATAACCATGAAACAAAAGAGtgtatgaacttaataagtggaaaattattctttcatttAATGGAAGACTCATTCTTTACCGACAATGTTTAACTGTCAAGAAACTAAATATGTCAAAAGCACTTTATGGTTATATTCTTTTCAAAAAATACTATACCTGCAATCTTTATTTGGGATTCCATAAGAGATAGACTCTACTTGATAATGGGACGGATTAGTTCCAGAACCACTGACTTGGATATCACTAAAGGCATGTAATGGAACATTCTGGGAGCTTCCAGTCCCACTGCTGCTTTCAGTGACAGTCAGCGATGACACGGTGGACAATGACTGTGTAAGGGTATGTGATTCCACAGGCTTTCTTGAACGGTTGCGGCCTCGGTGCATGTGGCGCTCACAGTACTTTGAGTCTGGGTATGCGTCTTTGGAGCACCGCCATTTTTTGCCATCAGTTCTCCTGCATCGCCCCGGCTCAGGATCAACCTTTTTTCCATAGAAGGAACAATAACCCACtgcaaaattatgaaaatgtcacATGCATTTTAGTTTTCATTACAAATGTAACAAGTATAAGATAAAGTTTGACACTATGCTTCTTCAGAGTATAATAATGCATGATTAGAAACAAAGAAACATGGATAACGGACTGTAAATGAACGTTTTTTATTCTTCGCAGACAACAGTTTCAGAGTTTGAATACATAAACCATGCTAAAAGTAATATTAGAGTTCAACATCACGGGATTAACAACATCACATGGATGAATAAAGatgaacaagaaaaaagaacaagcatcaattagataaatctttaattatcaataatcaTAACAAcgaaaagaaataattataaaaaaccaTAGGAATTCAAACAACACATGGTTTGAGTTTTAAAGGCATAAAATGCATGTCAGAGGAAGCAAGTCAGAAAGAAAAGTTTCAGATAACTTCTGAATAAAGAAAAGTGATTGAACCagtaaaacttttattttctttaaacgAGTTTTCACGAAATGCCAATTTATGAAGCTTTGCTCCCGAAATATAGTTTAGTTCACCAAGCAAGGTATAATCCAAAAAACCCCAACAGTTAAAACTGAGTGAATTACAAAGGCAAAAGGGCGTTGCctgtcaatttttttatttttgggaatAAAATCCCTATACAGAAGCTCCAACaggtaaagaaaaagaaaagattgaaaaagTCACCGAAAAAGAAATAACCATTTCTTGCTCATTAATTATTTCTTCAACATCCATTTTATCAAAAAGCCAAGAAGAACAAGTTAAACAAATAAACTTCCATCTGAAAAACTTGAAAAGTTTTTATCTTGAAACTAATTCAAACACACCcaagaataaggaaaaaaaagaagaagataaaaaacaaacaaacgaACAAAGAGAGGGCTTACTGGTGGGGTGATGAAAGAAGCGTGAAGAAATGGAGTCAAAACTCTTTTGAATAGGAAGAACAAGATCATGAGGCACAGGCAAACCTGCCATCATGTACTTAAAGATCAGGGCTTGATGTTCCAACTCTTGCCATTGTGAAACTGTAAACGGTGACCTCATTCCCACTAACCCCATCCCACTTCCaaccccaccaccaccaccaccaccgccgCCGCCACCACCAATATTCATCTCCTTCTCCACCACTAGTATGTACTATATAAATAAAGACACAAACTTTGTCCTTCTAGAGCTACAAGTTTAAACATGTTTCGAGAGAAGAAACAAGAAGAGCGAGCATAGTCGAGTTTTGTCACAACTGTTTTGTTTTGTTCAGTTTGTGGTTGTGTTGGAAAAGAAGGAGCAGAGGCTGGGAGTAAAGGCTAGTTTTGGTctcattttattcattaataagAGCTTCTTTATAACTCAAAAACTTGACTTTTACAGACCAACTtggattcaaattaattaataattctacAATTAAGAACATATATATAACCAAGTTAAGCAGAAATAgatagtaaataattaaatttgagatgtcgtaattttcaaataaaattataaatttgtttatgtaatttatctgattgtgtaattttaaaatataaaaaaataatattatctaattataaattatcaatttaatttatacaaataaatttttatatataattttattcgatggaatatcaaatttaaaaaactaataaacacATCCAAAATTTAGTATAATAAGGGGATATAATAGTAAAATCactccaattataaaaaattttggaaaacctAAAATTAGTTCACAAATCAAACTCTAAGGAGGGGGTTTTTATAGTCTCCCTAAACACAATCTAGTAGTTAATGATAGTTTGTCCCTTTGATTTGACAATTTAATAGGCTGTGGTTGAACATATGGTCCAAGACTTGctttttgcattttttaaatttttaaatattataataataataataataataataataataataataataataataataataatattaattagttgTACCAAACAGGAGTTGCATAATAAATGAATGCTACTTTTAAGGAAATTTGTTTTCAGATGGTTGATATCTAAATAAAGCAATTCAAATAGAACCTGCAAtgaatgcctttttttttttttaaataaaattatgattttatatatatatattttatgatataattaaataattttaaattattaataaaataatatttaattttatatataaaaaatatgtttgtatagcattttttttttaataaatttagctGTCTTTTAAATTACttgaaatttatcattaatcTTGCTTTAAATTCCCAGACCTTTCACATGGTATAATTAATTAAACGTTGCTCACACCTCACGTGAAATACAGATGAAATTATAACTGTGTTACTTTCTAACAATTAATgctttaaaattgtttaagaaactaattataaaatcatatgcatttcattcattttcatgtaaaaattaatctttatttaattttaatatgtatttttcCTATCATTATTGGATTAACAAAGTCAATCAACTAACATGAAAAAtgcacaaattatatataatacgacccatttttattttgaggaagattatgtatataaatctatttatatatatttaaaaataagtatatatagttttttcgTTTTATTTTCTGGATGGagatttttattaaacatatggatctcttaaaaacaaaatttttacattGTGATCCTTAAATTTTGAGAGATATTCTTATTCGCTTTTTATTATAGGATATAACAGTTTAATCCTATTAAAGGTGTTATCAATCCACTTTCTTAATTATAGTAGAATTTGGTATATTGATaggtaaaaaatgttatatacaCTTTCTTAATGATATCATTTGCGATAATAACAGGGGAAAATATCGATCCCTGGCAATTAGCATTAggtaattcataaataaaaaggCTGACATCTGACATTAATAGTTAGGATGACAGGAAGGGAgattctaaaaatataaatgttcaACTTGCAcaacaacaaacaaataaattagttGTCAAGGATGGTCCACAAAATTGACATGTGTCCAATTAGCTACACCGTAATGTAAAAGTAGCAAAAACCATTATTAATTTGTCCCCTCAGCCACCCACTGCCACCTCTTTACCTGACACGTGATGGGTTGGAATGAAAATGGACCCATTGGGCCAGGAAGGCCCAAACCCCACCACTTTAATTATCTTCTGCCAATGTCAAAAGCAACCGGTTGCTTGCCGGGAAGCAGGTGACATTCGATGTGGGCCACATACCACAGACTGAGGtggaaataaaaacatttatttattattttttttttttaacttttggacCGTATCATTTTGTGTGGGTCAAAATTGGGCCTACTATAATTTATATGGGTGGACCACAAAACAAACCACGCATCTCGAATTTACCACCACCATACAGATCTCTTCGGTTTGCGCTTAAGATACCCCTCCACAATTACATGAATGTAGATTGTATTTTAtggatttgaatatttaaacaaaacatttaaaaaaatatgttccaAGTTGGTAAATGGTGGCAGTGGTAATACagactttaaattttaagattggATAGAACCTTAACATATTTATCAtcaaccataaaaaataattttaatactttttaaacaaaatagataaaattaatagtagagaaaattacattttctcacccaaagtttgatctaattaaactttttaactttttgaggATGTAAATAATACTTCTTCCCTCAAAttgtgtgacgaagagatcttcgtctctttatCACACGGTGcgatgaggagatgaagatctcttcatcgcaccactgacgtcgcaccaggagaaggaggaggccggtgacaacgtcagaagatgaagttgaagaatgagagtgaaactgctagttttgaaagttataagaGGCGGCTGCGTTttggaaaatatgaaaaccctaggtttgggggtgaaaatgttagttttcaaagtttaaaaactttaggtaaaggtgaaatgttagtttctaaaacctaagggggtgaaaagtaataaattttataacattttaatataaacagtaaaatgatgattttgctccTGTCCgtaactgaaaaaatggacggtagtttggtcatgggtgggaaaaagggCTTTTGATCTCCCGTGgatataggtttgagaatgggCTAAAAggtgggtgggaaatagtccttttcccttctAGAAATTTGAAAGCTCAAAGATCCTGTGCTCATTTTGGGGGAAGATATGCATGATTGTGTGGTATGAGACATATGCCCATGTATAGCTTTCTAAACATGGATGACGTGTGTTTGAGGACACGTGGCTTGTACACATGGATCCAAGTGCATAAGAGTGTGCCCAAGCCACTTTCTCGCATGCACCTACTTTATACACAACCGTATGCTAAGTGTCACACACTTGTGTATATGGGCAAAAGGCACATAGGTATGGGAGAAGCACATAACTGTGTACCCCTAGAAAAagtcaaaagatgattatacttTTAGGCTATATACATAAGAAGGgagaattataaaagaaaaataatgagcAAATAGAGGATAAAGAGTTCAATAAGACATAGATGAGATATCTAACTATGTGAACGATAACAccaactcaaattgaattaaatctaaGTCAAAAAATCAGTAACCTTTAAGCTAGTGTCATACAATTAGACAATCCCAACTACGTGTGTAAGTAATGATATTTGTGAGAGTAATTAGGTTGAATACTcatgagatacatcatgcacCTGATGCTAAGGCGTATAGCCACCCAATTTAATTTAGGTGTACATGGTAAGGAtatggcttttagatatttctcacATGATTAGCGAGATGCACTACATATGTATCTGAGGTAGAGATCATTTTTAGATAGTTAGTCAACAGTTCCAATTAGCTTATGTGGTAAAGGAAAAAGTTGTTATCAGAGATTTTCTCGTGTGGTTAAGGTGTCCTAATTAGATAGCCCAATAGGTTGTTTGGCATGTGTGTAAGACACTACGATAGCTTTCACTAGGGCATTAGATATGTCAATTCTAGATTGGGTCTCTGCAGTTTTTTTATGGATAATCCATATCAAGGCACTGAAGTGTCATAGTGTGACAATAGTtagcttttaattattttcaaacatattGATTTACTCATATTGATAGCCATTGatagtttaattatattgatagTCATAGATGCTGAAAGGTCTTCACTTATTAAGTTTTACTCATGCGTTtccttttatatgttttgtggAAGAGGTGAGTAAGGAGGTAGAGGGATCCAACGACCCAGCGAGTAGCTACATGAGGAGAAAGATGTTTATCTAGTATTAGCAGacatatatttatctttgttattattatcattattttcaaacatattGATTTACTCAAGATTTATACAGTTATTTTATAATAgagattttcaaataattaatatattttttttattaacaaagtggttatttttattacattacctttttgcatgctttataattatgatcatgcattaaagttttcaatcaGTCTAGTTGTGTATGTCTTTTTTGGTGTATTCCTATAAGGGGTATGTTTCTAGAGAGGGgtgttatatttatgatatcAGAGTATAACCTTGGTTcttaaaaatgtgaaaatttttatgtgtttgaaaaatgcatatagAGTTAAGTAAGAAATTAGCCTCTCGTACAATATCGACCGCCCCCTGTATGCCTACCACtgtaaatataatatacctGTTTTCAGATTAAAAGTACATGCTTAAAGTTTGTAGTGATTTCAAGATGAAGAGATCCAAGAAGTTAATCAAAGATGCCTCAGAGTCCTTAGTCAAGAGAGAAGCTAAATAGAGGCTTAAGGACGAGCATCCGATGCCTCAGGTACGCCTTCTATTGATAGTGCTTCCATTTGCTAAATTATGGAAGAGGTTCTAAGATAGAATAAAGAGGTGTCATCTAGTGTAGGACATCTAGCCTAAGCTTCATTGATGCAAGAGTAGCATTTAGATATAGAGGCATCTTCCCAATAAAGTAAGAGGAGTAAAAAAGCCCCTCGGGTAAAGATTGGAGGTAGTAATAGAAGACAAACATATCATATTTATAGCCTGTCTAGTCATCATCAAACCTTAGACTTCAAAGGTAGTGTAGTGTTAGCGGGATTACTAGTCAAAGAGTCGCTAAAGATAACAAATGATGTCATGAGGATCTACTTAATGATAGATACGGATAAGATAAAATATACCGGTCTCTTGCTAAAAGATGATACTAAGGCTTAGTGATGGATGCTATTTGGGAACCATCAAGTTTCAAAAATGTCATGGATAGATTTCTAACATACCTTTAAGTCAGGGTTGTTTCAGCTAACGTTATGTATATAAAGACCTAAAAGTTCCTCTATCTGAGGCATAGGAACATGTTAGACAGGGAGTTCTCGACTAAGCTAAACTCGTTAGCCAAGTATACTTTTGGTGTGGCTAATTTAGAGTGAGCCAAGCTGGATGTGTTCAAATGAGGGTTGAGGCTAGACATAGCCAAAGATGTGATGATGAGAGATAATCCTctcaaaaatttttcaaagccCTCAGTCAAGCATTGAGATCTAAGACTATAAGACAGTGCATGGCCAGGGATAGAGAGTTGTTAGTAGAGCCTGCACTATTAACCCTAGTATAAAGGTAGAGTCAGCTAACTATTAGTGGCAATTGAGAGAGAGGTTGTAAAAATGGTTTTGGTATAGACAATAAAGGTAAGAAACCCTTCTAACCTAAGAATAATAAGAATTGGAAGGGTAATAAATAGAGAAAAGAAGAGCAGCCTAGACACGATGAGTCCTCTAAATGTCACAAATGTGGTAAAAGGAACACCAGTGAGTGCTTA contains:
- the LOC123220375 gene encoding growth-regulating factor 3-like, with translation MNIGGGGGGGGGGGGVGSGMGLVGMRSPFTVSQWQELEHQALIFKYMMAGLPVPHDLVLPIQKSFDSISSRFFHHPTMGYCSFYGKKVDPEPGRCRRTDGKKWRCSKDAYPDSKYCERHMHRGRNRSRKPVESHTLTQSLSTVSSLTVTESSSGTGSSQNVPLHAFSDIQVSGSGTNPSHYQVESISYGIPNKDCRYLQGVLKPEVGEHSFFSEASGSNRGIQMDSRLDNTWPLMQSRVTTLPQSRASNTSILQSDYSQHPFFCSEFTAGEHIKQEGQSLRPFFDEWPKARDSWPCLEDERSTQTSLSTTQLSISIPMSSSDFSATRSQSPQDNLDGIH